The Candidatus Binatus sp. DNA segment ATTTCATGTCCACAATGTTCCTTGAACTTGGTTCAGTGGTGCTCGCCATAAGCATGGCCACGGCCGCCGGACTGGTAGGCTGTTTCGCCGTCATGCGAAGAATGACGCTCGCAGCCGACGCCATCTCGCACGTCGCACTTCCCGGCGTCGGGATCGCGCTGCTTTTGCACTTCCAGCCGGTCGTCGGTGCGCTCGCGATGCTGTTGTTCGGAACGGTTCTTATCTGGAGCATGCAGGAGAGGACCGGGATATCGACTGAAACCATCGTCGGGGTTGTGTTCTCGGTCGCGCTTGCGATCGGAAGCCTCATTACCTCGGGCGAGGAGCTTATCGACGCGCTGTTTGGCGCGCCGGCCAAGCTAACCGGCTCGGAGACGGCGCTCGGACTCCTCGGTGCGGCAGTAGTCGTCATCTTCATTCTCAAAGCCCGGCACTCTCTGCTGGTTTCCCTGGTTTCGCCGGATATCGCCTTGACCGCCGGTATCAACGTCGCGCGGCTCAACCTGCTTTACCTGCTCGCTTTCGCGCTCACCGTGGCGTTGGGCTTCCGTTACCTTGGAGTCCTGCTGATGGGCTCGCTGATCATCATTCCCGCGGCGACCGCCCGGCGGCTGGCGAGGAATCTTAACCACATGCTTTCGATCTCGGTCGCTATCTCAGTGATCTCGACCGTGATGGGCAGCTATGCGGGCTCGTTGCTTCATCGCGACACGGGGCCGCTCATAATCACCGGCGCCGGTGCGCTGTTCTTTCTGAGTCTGGTAAAACGACAACCGCAGTAAACGGGCGTTGCGCGACAATTATTGCGCAGGTCGAACGACTAAATCGCGAACAGGTGCGGTCGCCTATTGAATGTTACGCGTTAACCTGCGCCGCCGAGAAAAAGTTTCCATGATCCGCAGGGTTGCTCATCATGCCGGCGAAATCGGCCCCGAGAGCTATGAAACGTGGCGCGCCACCTCGCTGGGAAGAATCACGGAAGACCTCGAGCAGCAATTGATTATGCGCATGGCAGGCCCCTTAAAGGGCCGGCGAATTCTGGACGTCGGCTGCGGCGACGGCGCCCTGACCTTGGCCTGTTGGAGGCGCGGCGCGTCACTGGTCATGGGCTGTGACATCGACCATCGAATGATCGTGAGCGCCACGGCGCAGGCGTCTCGCCACAAAGCGGAGATCGGCTACACCGTCGGACGCACCGAGTGTCTGCCGTTTCGGGATCGGAGT contains these protein-coding regions:
- a CDS encoding metal ABC transporter permease produces the protein MFLELGSVVLAISMATAAGLVGCFAVMRRMTLAADAISHVALPGVGIALLLHFQPVVGALAMLLFGTVLIWSMQERTGISTETIVGVVFSVALAIGSLITSGEELIDALFGAPAKLTGSETALGLLGAAVVVIFILKARHSLLVSLVSPDIALTAGINVARLNLLYLLAFALTVALGFRYLGVLLMGSLIIIPAATARRLARNLNHMLSISVAISVISTVMGSYAGSLLHRDTGPLIITGAGALFFLSLVKRQPQ